In Euwallacea fornicatus isolate EFF26 chromosome 2, ASM4011564v1, whole genome shotgun sequence, one genomic interval encodes:
- the LOC136347413 gene encoding lysosomal phospholipase A and acyltransferase-like isoform X1 has protein sequence MDSLKLFTFYCIVLCCVSHGSPTLHPVVFIPGDGGNQLEAKLNKTNVVHYICEKTSNGYFNIWLNMELLVPLVIDCWIDNIRLNYDNVTRTTAEPPGVDIRVPGFGNSETVEWIDPSHAATGAYFKDIGNLLVSMGYIRNVSIRGAPYDFRRGPNENKDYFIQLKQLIEDTYNQNNQTSVMLIVHSMGGPMSLYFLNQQEQAWKDRYIKRLVALSGAWGGSMKAMKVFAMGDDLGSYVLRPSIMKAEQMSQPSTAWLLPSPLFWKPDEILVETEKKNFTLSNLEEFFKGLNFMDGWEMHKDMKPYQVNFKPPGVEVHCLYGTGVDTVERLYYKPGTWLDGTPTLINGDGDGTVNTRSLEGCRYWLTLQKQKIFYQSFPKVDHLAILHSNLTLQYVSSLVHSDEPSAKEYVAKSNKLDMHWIKKIIPHQKVSSENKTKSFSFRNEPLGPVLYVNDV, from the exons ATGGACTCCTTgaaacttttcacattttattgTATTGTTCTGTGTTGTGTCAGCCACGGAAGTCCCACTTTACACCCCGTGGTGTTCATTCCTGGGGACGGGGGTAACCAACTGGAGGCCAAGCTAAATAAGACCAACGTAGTACACtatatttgtgaaaaaaccTCTAATGGCTATTTCAATATCTGGCTCAATATGGAGCTGTTAGTTCCTCTTGTAATTGATTGTTGGATAGATAACATTCGTTTGAACTATGACAATGTTACAAGAACTACAGCAGAACCCCCAGGAGTTGATATCAGAGTGCCCGGATTTGGAAATAGTGAAACTGTTGAATGGATCGATCCCAGCCATGCAGCCACAGGAGCCTATTTCAAAGACATTGGGAATTTGCTGGTGAGCATGGGTTATATTAGGAATGTCAGCATTAGAGGAGCTCCGTATGACTTCCGCAGAGGTCctaatgaaaataaagattattttattcaacTGAAACAACTCATTGAAGACACATACAATCAAAACAATCAAACCTCAGTAATGCTTATAGTGCACTCAATGGGAGGGCCTATGTCCTTATATTTTCTCAATCAGCAGGAGCAAGCCTGGAAAGACAGATATATTAAGAGATTGGTTGCATTGAGTGGGGCTTGGGGTGGATCAATGAAAGCCATGAAGGTTTTTGCTATGG gGGATGATTTGGGGTCGTATGTGCTTCGCCCTAGTATTATGAAGGCAGAGCAAATGTCACAACCAAGCACTGCATGGCTGCTGCCTTCACCCCTGTTTTGGAAACCTGATGAAATATTGGTTGAGACTGAGAAAAAGAACTTTACATTGAGCAATTTAGAAGAGTTTTTCAA GGGTCTCAATTTTATGGATGGATGGGAGATGCATAAAGATATGAAGCCCTATCAGGTAAATTTTAAGCCCCCAGGAGTGGAAGTTCACTGCTTATATGGCACTGGAGTGGATACAGTGGAAAG ACTTTACTATAAACCTGGAACCTGGTTAGATGGTACCCCTACCCTAATAAATGGTGACGGAGATGGTACCGTGAATACCCGGTCTTTGGAAGGCTGCCGCTACTGGCTAACTTTGcagaagcaaaaaatattctatcaATCCTTCCCTAAAGTGGACCATCTGGCCATATTGCACAGCAATCTCACTTTGCAATATGTGAGTAGCTTAGTGCATTCAGATGAGCCCAGTGCAAAAGAATATGTAGCGAAGTCCAACAAGCTTGACATGcattggattaaaaaaattataccacATCAAAAAGTGAGCTCAGAAAACAAgacaaaaagtttttcatttaGGAACGAGCCTTTGGGACCAGTGTTGTATGTTAATGATGTCTGA
- the LOC136347413 gene encoding lysosomal phospholipase A and acyltransferase-like isoform X2 — protein sequence MDSLKLFTFYCIVLCCVSHGSPTLHPVVFIPGDGGNQLEAKLNKTNVVHYICEKTSNGYFNIWLNMELLVPLVIDCWIDNIRLNYDNVTRTTAEPPGVDIRVPGFGNSETVEWIDPSHAATGAYFKDIGNLLQEQAWKDRYIKRLVALSGAWGGSMKAMKVFAMGDDLGSYVLRPSIMKAEQMSQPSTAWLLPSPLFWKPDEILVETEKKNFTLSNLEEFFKGLNFMDGWEMHKDMKPYQVNFKPPGVEVHCLYGTGVDTVERLYYKPGTWLDGTPTLINGDGDGTVNTRSLEGCRYWLTLQKQKIFYQSFPKVDHLAILHSNLTLQYVSSLVHSDEPSAKEYVAKSNKLDMHWIKKIIPHQKVSSENKTKSFSFRNEPLGPVLYVNDV from the exons ATGGACTCCTTgaaacttttcacattttattgTATTGTTCTGTGTTGTGTCAGCCACGGAAGTCCCACTTTACACCCCGTGGTGTTCATTCCTGGGGACGGGGGTAACCAACTGGAGGCCAAGCTAAATAAGACCAACGTAGTACACtatatttgtgaaaaaaccTCTAATGGCTATTTCAATATCTGGCTCAATATGGAGCTGTTAGTTCCTCTTGTAATTGATTGTTGGATAGATAACATTCGTTTGAACTATGACAATGTTACAAGAACTACAGCAGAACCCCCAGGAGTTGATATCAGAGTGCCCGGATTTGGAAATAGTGAAACTGTTGAATGGATCGATCCCAGCCATGCAGCCACAGGAGCCTATTTCAAAGACATTGGGAATTTGCTG CAGGAGCAAGCCTGGAAAGACAGATATATTAAGAGATTGGTTGCATTGAGTGGGGCTTGGGGTGGATCAATGAAAGCCATGAAGGTTTTTGCTATGG gGGATGATTTGGGGTCGTATGTGCTTCGCCCTAGTATTATGAAGGCAGAGCAAATGTCACAACCAAGCACTGCATGGCTGCTGCCTTCACCCCTGTTTTGGAAACCTGATGAAATATTGGTTGAGACTGAGAAAAAGAACTTTACATTGAGCAATTTAGAAGAGTTTTTCAA GGGTCTCAATTTTATGGATGGATGGGAGATGCATAAAGATATGAAGCCCTATCAGGTAAATTTTAAGCCCCCAGGAGTGGAAGTTCACTGCTTATATGGCACTGGAGTGGATACAGTGGAAAG ACTTTACTATAAACCTGGAACCTGGTTAGATGGTACCCCTACCCTAATAAATGGTGACGGAGATGGTACCGTGAATACCCGGTCTTTGGAAGGCTGCCGCTACTGGCTAACTTTGcagaagcaaaaaatattctatcaATCCTTCCCTAAAGTGGACCATCTGGCCATATTGCACAGCAATCTCACTTTGCAATATGTGAGTAGCTTAGTGCATTCAGATGAGCCCAGTGCAAAAGAATATGTAGCGAAGTCCAACAAGCTTGACATGcattggattaaaaaaattataccacATCAAAAAGTGAGCTCAGAAAACAAgacaaaaagtttttcatttaGGAACGAGCCTTTGGGACCAGTGTTGTATGTTAATGATGTCTGA
- the LOC136347438 gene encoding TBC1 domain family member 20 isoform X1 has protein sequence MENFDSEISSLDEETTYLVNSSSGKPSECSFEEDIQDTRSELRFERSTETPAEKEKWNQIKAAIGNDNTTLKTWKNLAISKFGLVADDLRYTVWPLLLEVDPSKNEIIPSLEELSSHPEYQQVVLDVNRSLKRFPPGIPYGQRVALQDQLTVLILRVIIKYPHLRYYQGYHDVAITFLLVVGEAVAFRIMEKLSTENLRECMEPTMEKTDYRLNYIYALLYNIDKDLHNFMDSASVGTMFALPWYLTWFGHSLNQYKDVVRLYDYFLATPPLMPLYVATALVVWRRNEIFAEGCDMASIHCLLSQIPDNLDFESILMNAMKHYEDYPPEKLEKLVKKRVDRETAERKKNEQRVRNNLRRNTSLWLRINNRIPAWLVFGRRGGLGLVFATATVLIGYLYYMKYGGDGRLPFLRLKDSRNSGD, from the exons ATGGAGAATTTCGATTCTGAGATTAGCAGTCTGGACGAGGAGACTACCTATCTGGTCAACAGCAGCTCAGGAAAACCCTcagaatgtagttttgaagaGGATATTCAAGATACTAGGTCTGAATTGAGATTTGAACGAA GTACCGAGACTCCTGCCGAGAAAGAAAAATGGAATCAAATCAAAGCTGCTATAGGCAATGATAATACCACGTTAAAGACATGGAAGAATTTAGCAATTAGTAAATTTGGTTTGGTGGCAG atgaTTTGAGGTATACAGTTTGGCCATTGCTACTTGAAGTAGATCCAagcaaaaacgaaattatccCTTCCCTAGAAGAGCTATCTAGTCATCCAGAGTATCAACAAGTAGTCTTAGATGTAAATAGGTCACTAAAGAGATTTCCTCCAGGCATTCCATATGGACAAAGGGTGGCCTTGCAAGATCAACTTACAGTTTTGATATTGAGAGTCATAATCAAATATCCACATTTAAGATACTATCAG GGTTACCATGACGTTGCCATAACATTCCTCTTGGTGGTAGGCGAGGCAGTAGCATtcagaataatggaaaaacttaGCACCGAAAATCTTCGTGAATGCATGGAACCCACAATGGAAAAAACCGACTATCGTTTAAATTACATCTACGCTTTGCTCTATAACATCGACAAAGATCTGCACAATTTCATGGACAG TGCTAGTGTGGGCACCATGTTCGCTCTTCCATGGTACCTCACATGGTTCGGACACTCTTTGAACCAATACAAAGACGTGGTGCGGTTGTACGATTATTTTTTGGCAACACCGCCCTTGATGCCCTTGTACGTGGCCACTGCTTTAGTTGTGTGGAggagaaatgaaatttttgctgaag GCTGTGATATGGCAAGTATCCACTGTCTCTTGTCCCAAATTCCCGATAATCTAGATTTCGAATCCATTCTGATGAACGCTATGAAGCATTACGAAGATTATCCTCctgaaaaactggaaaagttGGTGAAGAAACGCGTGGACAGAGA aacGGCAGAAAGGAAGAAGAACGAACAACGAGTGCGCAACAATCTGAGACGGAACACGAGTCTGTGGCTACGCATTAACAACCGAATACCCGCGTGGTTGGTTTTTGGCAGACGCGGCGGACTGGGGCTAGTATTTGCAACGGCCACAGTCCTTATCGGGTATCTCTACTACATGAAATATGGTGGTGACGGGCGGCTACCATTTCTGAG ACTGAAAGACTCTAGAAATAGTGGCGATTGA
- the LOC136347438 gene encoding TBC1 domain family member 20 isoform X2, whose product MENFDSEISSLDEETTYLVNSSSGKPSECSFEEDIQDTRSELRFERSTETPAEKEKWNQIKAAIGNDNTTLKTWKNLAISKFGLVADDLRYTVWPLLLEVDPSKNEIIPSLEELSSHPEYQQVVLDVNRSLKRFPPGIPYGQRVALQDQLTVLILRVIIKYPHLRYYQGYHDVAITFLLVVGEAVAFRIMEKLSTENLRECMEPTMEKTDYRLNYIYALLYNIDKDLHNFMDSASVGTMFALPWYLTWFGHSLNQYKDVVRLYDYFLATPPLMPLYVATALVVWRRNEIFAEGCDMASIHCLLSQIPDNLDFESILMNAMKHYEDYPPEKLEKLVKKRVDRETAERKKNEQRVRNNLRRNTSLWLRINNRIPAWLVFGRRGGLGLVFATATVLIGYLYYMKYGGDGRLPFLSIFNT is encoded by the exons ATGGAGAATTTCGATTCTGAGATTAGCAGTCTGGACGAGGAGACTACCTATCTGGTCAACAGCAGCTCAGGAAAACCCTcagaatgtagttttgaagaGGATATTCAAGATACTAGGTCTGAATTGAGATTTGAACGAA GTACCGAGACTCCTGCCGAGAAAGAAAAATGGAATCAAATCAAAGCTGCTATAGGCAATGATAATACCACGTTAAAGACATGGAAGAATTTAGCAATTAGTAAATTTGGTTTGGTGGCAG atgaTTTGAGGTATACAGTTTGGCCATTGCTACTTGAAGTAGATCCAagcaaaaacgaaattatccCTTCCCTAGAAGAGCTATCTAGTCATCCAGAGTATCAACAAGTAGTCTTAGATGTAAATAGGTCACTAAAGAGATTTCCTCCAGGCATTCCATATGGACAAAGGGTGGCCTTGCAAGATCAACTTACAGTTTTGATATTGAGAGTCATAATCAAATATCCACATTTAAGATACTATCAG GGTTACCATGACGTTGCCATAACATTCCTCTTGGTGGTAGGCGAGGCAGTAGCATtcagaataatggaaaaacttaGCACCGAAAATCTTCGTGAATGCATGGAACCCACAATGGAAAAAACCGACTATCGTTTAAATTACATCTACGCTTTGCTCTATAACATCGACAAAGATCTGCACAATTTCATGGACAG TGCTAGTGTGGGCACCATGTTCGCTCTTCCATGGTACCTCACATGGTTCGGACACTCTTTGAACCAATACAAAGACGTGGTGCGGTTGTACGATTATTTTTTGGCAACACCGCCCTTGATGCCCTTGTACGTGGCCACTGCTTTAGTTGTGTGGAggagaaatgaaatttttgctgaag GCTGTGATATGGCAAGTATCCACTGTCTCTTGTCCCAAATTCCCGATAATCTAGATTTCGAATCCATTCTGATGAACGCTATGAAGCATTACGAAGATTATCCTCctgaaaaactggaaaagttGGTGAAGAAACGCGTGGACAGAGA aacGGCAGAAAGGAAGAAGAACGAACAACGAGTGCGCAACAATCTGAGACGGAACACGAGTCTGTGGCTACGCATTAACAACCGAATACCCGCGTGGTTGGTTTTTGGCAGACGCGGCGGACTGGGGCTAGTATTTGCAACGGCCACAGTCCTTATCGGGTATCTCTACTACATGAAATATGGTGGTGACGGGCGGCTACCATTTCTGAG tatttttaatacatgA